In Spirosoma aureum, a single genomic region encodes these proteins:
- a CDS encoding MerR family transcriptional regulator, which translates to MSSYSIKDLEQLSGIKAHTLRIWEQRYNIITPKRTDTNIRTYDDQDLKLVLNISLLKDHGYKISEISKLSVEEMYREVVKISDRQLSYPDQIHALTISMIDLDEDRFEKIISTNILQFGFENTMIHIIYPFLGRIGTLWVTGSIGPAQEHFITNLIRQKIIVAIDGQVSKQRPDGKKYMLFLPEGELHEISLLFGNYIIRARFNKVIYLGQSLPFNELVFAYNLHKPDYIFTALTSVPANHEVQPYVNRLVKTFPDAHLLMTGYQVVGQDIDIPENATIINQIEDLIRIAST; encoded by the coding sequence ATGAGTAGTTACTCCATCAAAGATTTAGAGCAACTGTCGGGCATAAAAGCCCATACACTGCGGATCTGGGAACAGCGTTACAATATTATTACGCCCAAACGGACGGATACCAATATCCGGACCTACGACGATCAGGACCTTAAGCTCGTCCTGAACATTTCATTACTAAAAGATCACGGCTATAAAATTTCTGAAATTTCAAAGTTGTCGGTAGAAGAGATGTACCGCGAAGTGGTCAAAATCTCGGATCGTCAACTTAGTTACCCCGACCAGATTCATGCGCTCACGATCTCGATGATCGATCTGGATGAGGACCGTTTCGAAAAAATTATCAGTACCAACATTTTGCAATTCGGTTTCGAGAACACGATGATCCATATTATCTATCCGTTTTTGGGCCGGATCGGTACACTTTGGGTAACTGGCTCGATTGGCCCGGCGCAGGAACATTTTATTACAAACCTGATTCGGCAGAAAATTATCGTTGCCATTGATGGTCAGGTAAGTAAGCAACGGCCCGACGGTAAAAAATACATGCTCTTTTTGCCGGAAGGTGAGCTTCACGAAATCAGTTTACTGTTTGGCAACTATATTATCCGGGCTCGATTTAACAAAGTAATTTATTTAGGGCAAAGCCTACCCTTCAACGAATTAGTCTTTGCCTACAATCTCCATAAGCCCGACTACATTTTTACTGCCTTAACCTCCGTACCTGCTAATCATGAGGTTCAGCCGTATGTTAACCGTTTGGTTAAAACATTTCCAGATGCTCACCTGCTCATGACCGGCTATCAGGTAGTCGGGCAGGACATCGATATTCCTGAAAATGCGACCATTATTAACCAAATTGAAGATCTGATTCGTATTGCCAGTACGTAA
- a CDS encoding carotenoid biosynthesis protein, translated as MLAITTRYHQTVRTVLILAYIAGIIGMQLPALAHYFRPLSPVTLACSLVVLLVYHTDWRPAFYLYLILTLAIGYFIEVIGVHTGSIFGHYAYGWGLGAKVWAVPPVIGINWLILSYCCGSVCNQLSLPTWLKILAAATLMVVLDLFIEPVAVQLNFWTWFDKPVPLQNYISWWLISVVLFTLWYALPFDKENRLAKWLLILQFIFFIGQFLFIFF; from the coding sequence ATGCTCGCCATAACAACCCGATATCACCAAACTGTTCGAACGGTGTTGATACTGGCTTATATAGCAGGCATTATCGGTATGCAATTACCTGCACTGGCTCATTACTTCCGGCCTTTAAGTCCGGTTACACTCGCTTGCTCGCTGGTTGTTTTACTCGTCTACCATACCGATTGGCGTCCTGCTTTCTACCTATATCTTATCCTCACGTTAGCAATCGGTTATTTTATTGAAGTAATTGGCGTTCACACAGGTAGTATTTTTGGCCATTATGCCTACGGATGGGGGCTGGGTGCCAAAGTATGGGCGGTTCCTCCTGTAATTGGTATCAACTGGCTAATTCTCTCTTACTGCTGCGGATCAGTCTGTAATCAGCTTTCTCTTCCGACCTGGCTTAAAATTCTGGCAGCCGCTACACTGATGGTTGTATTGGATCTATTTATCGAACCGGTAGCCGTTCAGTTAAATTTCTGGACCTGGTTCGACAAACCAGTGCCTTTACAGAATTACATTAGCTGGTGGCTTATATCGGTGGTATTATTCACTTTGTGGTATGCATTACCTTTCGATAAAGAAAATCGCCTGGCGAAATGGCTTCTTATACTTCAGTTTATATTCTTCATTGGACAATTCTTGTTTATCTTTTTCTAG
- a CDS encoding superoxide dismutase, with the protein MAFVLDPLPYPSDSLEPNIDKQTMEIHHDKHHNAYVTNLNNAIAGTELENKSIEELLQTVSQAPVAVRNNGGGHYNHTLFWNTISGSGGGQPTGDLAEAINQKFGSYDAFKEEFTKAATTRFGSGWAWLIVTPEGQLAITSTPNQDNPLMDIADVKGFPIVGLDVWEHAYYLKYQNRRPEYIAAYFNVVDWNAAEKRYQQGKQA; encoded by the coding sequence ATGGCTTTTGTATTAGACCCACTACCCTACCCCAGCGATTCGCTTGAACCAAACATAGACAAGCAAACCATGGAAATCCACCATGATAAGCATCATAATGCCTATGTTACGAATCTGAACAACGCTATCGCCGGGACAGAGCTGGAAAATAAATCGATCGAAGAATTGCTCCAAACCGTAAGCCAGGCTCCCGTAGCCGTGCGCAACAACGGTGGCGGGCACTATAATCATACGTTGTTCTGGAACACTATTTCTGGCAGTGGTGGTGGCCAGCCAACCGGCGATCTGGCTGAGGCTATCAATCAGAAATTTGGTTCTTACGACGCGTTTAAAGAAGAATTTACCAAAGCCGCTACCACTCGTTTTGGCTCAGGCTGGGCATGGCTTATAGTGACGCCGGAAGGTCAGCTGGCCATTACCTCAACGCCAAATCAGGATAATCCACTGATGGATATTGCCGACGTAAAAGGATTCCCTATCGTTGGTCTTGATGTATGGGAGCATGCTTATTACCTTAAGTATCAAAACCGCCGGCCCGAATATATTGCGGCTTATTTTAACGTAGTCGACTGGAATGCGGCTGAAAAACGCTACCAGCAGGGCAAACAAGCGTAA
- a CDS encoding nucleoside deaminase, which yields MFSDDYFMEIALNLAEEAAEEGEIPVGAVVVCRNRIIGKGRNQTEQFKDVTAHAEMLAITAATQYLGGKYLTDCTLYVTLEPCVMCAGALFWTQLGRLVIGAPDPKRGYSRIETSLLHPKTRLETGILASESQDLLTKFFRRLRT from the coding sequence ATGTTTTCCGACGACTACTTCATGGAAATTGCACTGAACCTGGCTGAAGAGGCAGCCGAAGAAGGCGAAATTCCTGTTGGAGCTGTTGTGGTTTGCCGAAACCGGATTATAGGAAAAGGTCGTAATCAGACGGAGCAGTTTAAGGACGTTACAGCTCATGCTGAAATGCTTGCCATAACGGCCGCAACGCAATATCTTGGCGGAAAATACCTTACCGATTGTACACTCTATGTTACACTGGAACCCTGCGTTATGTGCGCAGGAGCCTTATTCTGGACACAACTTGGGCGGCTTGTTATCGGCGCTCCGGACCCTAAACGAGGGTATAGCCGTATTGAGACTTCGTTACTTCACCCTAAAACTCGTCTCGAAACAGGTATTCTCGCCAGCGAAAGCCAGGATTTATTGACTAAGTTTTTTCGACGCTTAAGAACATAA
- a CDS encoding Ig-like domain-containing protein, whose translation MKGRLIYSYLFICLCLTGPTIRSVAQTITTNALSVSALCGSSGGTLSVSFSTTGIFLIGNVFTAQISDPNGVFSGTTTPIGTLALVPVLPTTATITSTIPKTLTASANYRIRVISSTPARTSTNTQTLSIQAIPNVPTVSNKSYCVGEVAGPLSATAVSGATLNWYAGPVGGNASSLAPTPITTAVGSTTYHVSQTLNGCESSRASLVVTVSGSLAAPKTAAPAAICQGVVSAALTATASAGATLRWWGTNASGGSFSTTPTVPSSQATATYYVSQIINSCESPRASIVVTVKPAPTTPSAPLAFTYCQSVTATPLSATASADGTLNWYGTSAAGGAASSTPTTPNTGTTGTTFYYVSQTVGGCESPRAIISVQVKPKPAAPITTSPIIFCQNRVANPLTAISTPGGTLNWYGTNATGGTASATAPTPSTSVTGSTVYYVSQSINGCEGPRASLTATVNPVPSKPIVAAAGPYCEGSKPNSLTATGQSLSWYGTNPDGGTPSSIATVPNTTVIGTANYYVTQTINGCESDRAVIPVVVKDAPNAPGTAPLEFCQNSAVPALTATFVANATASWYNDPASSSGSQTPPLLQNSTPGQTTYYVSQSLDGCPSPKASLVVTVKATPSVPGVSSVSYCNNVQPQQLTANGTNIKWYDASDKLINGIPTPATNNVGDQTFKATQTVNGCESGKAILTVSVKPLPALPGVTNLTYCQAQKDQPVQAIPPLTANGQNLRWYNADGNVYQSAPTPPVTQSGTFSFLVTQTVDNCESSKATIQVSVRTTPAPTVPKPVVSYCLDEKAAPLEAVGEPGSTLRWVDPYGRETTSNPVPPTLNVNVEPGGDIYYVYQINNGCYSGRSIVKVIVNTIPTLSLTGSASINLGQKTPLRLKFTGNPPFSYTLTGGNSGISNSTDTTISVLPRGNTTYQVNAVTNSCGVGLPGNPATAIVLVQAPTITTSAINNNTLCAGSALNVPFTTIGSFTSGNIFRAELISVADTSKKFELPTSSATSPVTSALSATLASGQYYVRVKGSNPDIGILGTNSPTTITVRSKPTATLTGNQTINAGTPANLTISFGGDGPWTVTYADSVRSFSATTTTNPYIAEVRPARTTTYKINNVSNTCGAGTMSGTATILVQTVLGVEDTSLDPLVRVYPVPTATTLTIDIDVSLTRDPAELSLTDLRGRPIHQLTTRSRQTELDLSSQPAGVYLLRIQIGDRQSVRKVLKQ comes from the coding sequence ATGAAGGGACGTTTAATTTACTCCTATCTCTTCATTTGCTTGTGTCTTACCGGGCCAACAATCCGTAGTGTTGCCCAGACTATCACGACAAATGCGTTGTCTGTAAGTGCCCTCTGCGGAAGTTCTGGCGGCACTCTATCCGTTTCATTTTCTACTACTGGCATATTCCTGATTGGCAATGTATTTACGGCCCAGATTTCCGATCCGAACGGTGTATTTTCAGGTACAACCACTCCAATCGGAACGCTCGCTCTGGTGCCGGTCCTACCAACAACCGCTACGATCACGTCAACAATACCTAAAACATTAACCGCCAGCGCAAACTATAGAATCAGAGTCATTTCCAGCACACCCGCCCGAACCAGCACAAACACACAAACACTATCAATCCAGGCTATTCCCAATGTGCCGACGGTTAGTAACAAATCGTATTGTGTAGGTGAAGTAGCTGGTCCCTTGTCGGCCACAGCTGTTTCAGGCGCAACGTTAAATTGGTATGCAGGTCCTGTTGGGGGCAATGCCTCATCGCTTGCACCTACACCCATTACTACAGCAGTGGGTTCCACAACTTACCACGTTAGCCAGACCCTTAATGGCTGCGAAAGTAGCCGAGCCTCGCTTGTCGTAACGGTCAGTGGTAGTCTGGCAGCTCCCAAAACGGCGGCTCCGGCAGCAATCTGTCAGGGTGTAGTATCAGCAGCACTTACGGCTACCGCTTCAGCCGGTGCTACCTTGCGGTGGTGGGGAACCAACGCCAGCGGAGGCTCTTTTTCGACAACACCAACGGTTCCAAGTAGTCAGGCTACAGCGACTTATTACGTCAGTCAGATAATAAACAGTTGCGAGAGCCCCCGAGCCTCTATTGTCGTAACCGTAAAACCTGCTCCAACTACGCCGTCTGCTCCTTTAGCATTTACATACTGCCAGAGTGTAACGGCAACTCCTTTGTCGGCAACGGCTTCTGCCGATGGCACCTTAAACTGGTATGGCACCAGTGCAGCCGGAGGTGCCGCATCTTCGACACCAACAACACCCAATACCGGCACGACTGGAACAACTTTTTATTACGTAAGCCAAACTGTAGGTGGTTGTGAAAGCCCACGAGCCATTATTTCTGTACAGGTAAAACCAAAACCAGCGGCTCCAATTACTACCAGTCCGATTATTTTTTGCCAAAACCGAGTAGCAAATCCCTTAACGGCTATCTCAACGCCCGGTGGCACCTTAAACTGGTATGGCACCAACGCCACGGGTGGAACGGCATCAGCCACAGCACCAACACCTTCTACAAGTGTTACTGGCTCGACCGTTTATTATGTTAGTCAGAGTATTAATGGCTGCGAAGGCCCCAGAGCTAGCCTAACCGCTACAGTAAATCCAGTACCGAGCAAACCCATTGTTGCAGCCGCTGGCCCTTATTGCGAAGGAAGCAAACCAAACTCATTAACCGCTACAGGTCAAAGCCTGAGCTGGTATGGCACAAACCCGGATGGAGGAACGCCATCATCCATTGCAACAGTGCCGAATACTACTGTTATCGGTACAGCAAATTATTACGTCACACAAACCATTAATGGATGTGAAAGCGACCGGGCGGTAATTCCGGTGGTCGTAAAAGATGCACCGAATGCACCTGGCACGGCTCCTCTTGAGTTTTGTCAAAACTCGGCAGTACCGGCTTTAACGGCCACTTTTGTTGCCAATGCAACAGCCAGCTGGTACAATGATCCCGCCAGCAGCTCGGGGTCGCAGACACCTCCGTTGTTGCAGAACAGCACGCCAGGGCAAACAACGTATTACGTGAGTCAGAGTCTGGATGGCTGCCCAAGTCCAAAGGCAAGTTTAGTGGTGACAGTAAAAGCGACACCTTCCGTTCCTGGAGTAAGTTCAGTCAGTTACTGCAATAATGTGCAGCCGCAACAACTAACGGCAAATGGCACGAATATTAAGTGGTACGACGCATCAGATAAGCTTATCAATGGTATTCCTACGCCTGCCACCAATAATGTGGGCGATCAAACCTTTAAAGCAACCCAAACGGTAAATGGTTGTGAAAGTGGTAAAGCCATCTTAACCGTCAGTGTCAAACCACTGCCTGCATTGCCCGGTGTAACTAATCTAACTTACTGTCAGGCGCAGAAAGATCAGCCTGTTCAAGCGATTCCTCCGTTAACGGCAAATGGTCAGAACCTTCGCTGGTATAATGCTGATGGGAATGTGTATCAAAGTGCCCCTACACCTCCTGTTACGCAGTCAGGTACATTCAGTTTTCTGGTAACTCAAACAGTTGACAACTGTGAAAGCAGCAAGGCCACGATTCAGGTATCAGTACGGACAACGCCTGCTCCAACCGTTCCAAAACCCGTAGTGTCATACTGTCTTGACGAAAAAGCAGCCCCGCTGGAGGCTGTTGGAGAGCCAGGCAGCACGTTGCGGTGGGTTGACCCTTATGGACGGGAAACAACAAGCAACCCTGTTCCGCCAACGCTGAATGTTAATGTAGAGCCAGGTGGTGATATTTATTATGTTTATCAGATAAATAATGGCTGTTATAGCGGTCGCTCCATTGTCAAGGTCATTGTCAATACGATACCGACTTTATCGCTAACCGGATCTGCCAGCATTAATTTAGGACAGAAAACACCCCTTCGATTAAAATTCACGGGGAATCCACCTTTTAGTTATACCCTGACGGGAGGTAACTCAGGCATATCAAACTCCACCGATACAACTATTTCGGTCTTGCCACGAGGCAATACAACCTATCAGGTCAATGCTGTTACTAACAGTTGCGGTGTCGGTTTACCCGGTAACCCAGCCACTGCTATCGTACTCGTTCAGGCACCAACCATTACCACCAGTGCCATCAATAATAACACCTTGTGCGCTGGTTCAGCACTGAACGTGCCGTTTACAACGATTGGTTCCTTTACCAGTGGGAATATATTCCGGGCCGAGTTGATCAGTGTGGCTGATACAAGCAAAAAATTCGAACTTCCTACAAGCAGTGCCACTAGCCCTGTTACTTCCGCCCTATCGGCTACATTGGCCAGCGGTCAGTATTATGTTCGTGTAAAAGGATCGAATCCGGATATTGGGATTCTGGGAACAAATAGCCCTACAACGATAACGGTTCGATCGAAACCAACTGCTACATTAACGGGCAATCAGACCATAAATGCAGGTACGCCTGCCAACTTAACCATCAGCTTTGGTGGTGACGGCCCCTGGACAGTAACCTATGCAGATAGTGTCCGTTCATTCTCGGCAACCACAACAACGAATCCATATATTGCGGAAGTGAGGCCCGCCCGAACGACAACTTATAAAATCAATAATGTGAGCAATACCTGTGGAGCAGGGACCATGTCGGGTACGGCAACAATTTTAGTACAGACCGTACTGGGTGTTGAAGATACCTCTCTTGACCCATTGGTTCGCGTATATCCAGTCCCTACAGCAACGACATTAACTATAGACATTGATGTATCATTGACGCGGGATCCGGCAGAGCTCTCACTCACGGATCTGCGAGGTCGACCTATCCATCAATTGACTACCCGATCCCGACAAACGGAACTTGATCTCAGTAGCCAACCAGCGGGAGTCTATCTGCTTCGTATTCAGATCGGTGACCGGCAATCAGTCCGAAAGGTACTTAAACAATGA
- a CDS encoding glycoside hydrolase family 3 N-terminal domain-containing protein produces MRNNIVRPILLVGLLSVSLLTAFGLTKPGRNLWTRLTPSSHSHKAKPKRVVAPVLRVYPHARPVEVFTMSDSGQHWVDSVFQTLTAEQKIGQFFMVATFSNRHDNHYQYIEHLIQTNHIGGLIFFQGGPYRQAVLTNRYQALSKVPLLIGIDGEWGLGMRLDSAMDFPKQMALGAIRNNELIYRMGAEIGRQCQRLGIHINFAPVSDINSNPANPVIGVRSFGESKENVALKASAYMRGLQQTHVIATAKHFPGHGDTNADSHHTLPTVSRSSEQMREIDLYPFRKLIADSLMGVVTGHLHVPVMDNTPALAATLSEKIVTELLKKELGFRGLVFTDALNMGGISRSPKAMDVNLRALMAGNDILLYPENVREATQNILNAVQQGIISQEFLDEKVKKILRAKFWAGLSKYKPINLAGLSAELNSPEAQLLKQELCEQSVTVATNRDNLLPIGRLDTVRLASIAIGADVDNPFQKTLNQYAPFQTLVYPNKLVTETELNDALAQVSTANTVVVSFHKMSESAYRKFGITKMSLDLVTRLKQRGAKVIVTVFGSPYSLTQFADADGLVCAYQEMEEMQRVVPQILFGGLGSRGMLPISTGDLKVGLGETVNPEGRLSAGSPESVGMKTATLAKIDAIAQNAVRNHVVPGCEILVARKGKVVYSKNFGALTYSAGAEKVTDETLYDLASLTKVLATLQSVMVLYDRKQIDLSQKASFYLPELKGTNKQNIVIQDLLWHQSGMVSYYPTTWDRTRTPGGGLKAEYYSATRDTLHTLQIAPTLWATPALKDSVWKWVIQSPMSRKVDESGKPAYVYSDLNFLTLQKIVERVSKQPLDVFVTENVYKPLGLHQLGFTPLQRLKNPHCAPTEQDTYYRNQLLVGTVHDQMAAVQGGISGHAGLFGNAHDIATLLQMNLQKGMYGNERIFQPMTVPYFTQTLSNRSHRALGWDKPNAESTSSVYLAEQASPRSFGHTGFTGNVVWVDPDEELIFVFLSNRIYPTAGNNSINTTKLRRHIHELIYSAVQ; encoded by the coding sequence ATGCGGAACAATATTGTACGACCGATCCTGCTCGTCGGTCTGCTGTCCGTCAGTTTATTGACTGCGTTTGGCTTAACGAAGCCAGGACGTAATTTATGGACTCGGCTTACACCGTCGTCACATTCTCATAAGGCGAAACCCAAACGGGTGGTCGCGCCGGTTTTGCGTGTGTATCCTCATGCCCGGCCTGTTGAGGTGTTTACAATGTCGGATAGTGGGCAGCATTGGGTCGATAGCGTATTCCAGACGCTAACTGCCGAACAAAAAATCGGGCAGTTTTTTATGGTGGCTACCTTCTCGAACCGCCATGATAATCACTACCAGTACATCGAACACCTCATTCAGACGAATCATATTGGCGGCTTGATTTTCTTTCAGGGCGGACCTTATCGGCAGGCTGTTCTGACAAATCGCTATCAGGCCCTATCAAAAGTCCCACTCCTTATCGGAATTGATGGCGAATGGGGACTTGGCATGCGGTTAGACAGCGCCATGGATTTCCCGAAGCAGATGGCGCTCGGAGCGATTCGAAACAATGAATTGATTTACCGCATGGGAGCCGAAATTGGCCGACAGTGCCAGCGGCTAGGTATTCATATCAACTTCGCTCCGGTATCCGATATTAACAGCAATCCGGCAAACCCGGTTATTGGTGTTCGTTCGTTTGGGGAGTCGAAAGAAAATGTGGCCTTAAAGGCATCAGCCTATATGCGTGGTTTACAACAAACCCACGTTATTGCCACAGCCAAGCACTTTCCCGGCCACGGCGACACGAATGCCGATTCACACCACACGCTCCCAACCGTTAGCCGCTCATCGGAGCAGATGCGCGAGATTGACTTATATCCGTTCCGGAAACTAATTGCGGATAGCCTGATGGGCGTTGTAACGGGCCATTTGCACGTGCCGGTAATGGACAACACACCTGCTCTGGCCGCTACATTATCGGAAAAAATCGTTACAGAATTACTGAAGAAAGAACTCGGTTTCCGGGGGTTGGTTTTTACGGATGCGCTGAATATGGGCGGTATTAGTCGATCGCCCAAGGCGATGGACGTTAATTTACGGGCCTTAATGGCCGGGAATGACATTCTGCTCTATCCGGAAAACGTTCGCGAGGCTACACAGAATATCCTGAATGCCGTTCAGCAGGGCATTATTTCGCAGGAATTTCTGGATGAAAAGGTTAAGAAAATTCTCCGGGCCAAGTTCTGGGCAGGATTGAGCAAATACAAGCCGATCAATCTGGCCGGTTTATCAGCCGAGTTGAATTCGCCCGAGGCCCAGTTGCTGAAACAGGAGCTCTGCGAACAATCGGTTACAGTAGCCACAAATCGCGATAATCTGCTGCCGATCGGACGATTAGATACCGTGAGACTGGCATCGATTGCGATTGGTGCCGATGTTGATAACCCGTTTCAGAAAACACTAAATCAGTATGCTCCTTTCCAGACACTGGTTTATCCGAATAAGCTTGTTACAGAAACGGAACTGAATGACGCACTGGCTCAGGTCAGTACGGCGAATACGGTTGTTGTAAGTTTCCATAAAATGAGTGAGTCGGCTTATCGGAAATTTGGTATTACCAAAATGTCGCTCGATTTAGTAACCCGCCTGAAACAACGCGGTGCTAAAGTAATCGTTACGGTCTTTGGCTCTCCGTATAGCCTTACTCAGTTTGCCGACGCCGACGGGTTAGTCTGTGCCTATCAGGAAATGGAGGAAATGCAGCGCGTTGTACCACAGATTTTATTTGGCGGCCTGGGTTCGCGCGGCATGTTACCCATCTCGACTGGCGATCTGAAAGTGGGGCTTGGCGAAACCGTAAATCCCGAAGGTCGATTATCTGCCGGTTCGCCAGAGAGCGTTGGCATGAAAACAGCAACACTGGCAAAGATTGACGCTATTGCCCAAAACGCCGTTCGTAACCATGTCGTGCCAGGCTGTGAAATTCTGGTAGCCCGAAAAGGGAAAGTTGTGTACAGCAAGAACTTTGGCGCATTAACCTACAGTGCCGGTGCCGAAAAAGTTACGGACGAAACCTTATACGATCTGGCATCGCTAACCAAAGTGCTGGCTACTCTTCAAAGTGTAATGGTTCTTTACGACCGAAAACAAATTGATTTGAGCCAAAAGGCATCGTTCTACCTGCCCGAACTAAAAGGAACCAATAAACAGAACATTGTCATACAGGATTTGCTCTGGCACCAGTCAGGCATGGTATCCTATTACCCGACTACCTGGGACCGAACACGGACACCGGGAGGTGGCCTGAAAGCCGAGTATTACAGTGCAACACGTGATACGTTGCATACGCTCCAAATAGCCCCAACTCTCTGGGCTACACCTGCCCTGAAAGATTCAGTCTGGAAATGGGTGATTCAGTCGCCCATGTCTCGCAAGGTAGATGAATCAGGAAAGCCTGCTTACGTATACAGTGATCTGAATTTTCTGACGCTACAAAAAATTGTGGAACGGGTTAGTAAACAACCCCTCGATGTGTTTGTGACGGAGAATGTTTATAAACCACTGGGACTGCATCAGCTTGGTTTTACTCCACTTCAACGGCTGAAAAATCCGCATTGTGCACCAACCGAACAGGATACCTACTATCGAAACCAGTTGTTGGTAGGTACGGTGCATGATCAGATGGCAGCTGTTCAGGGGGGTATTTCGGGACATGCCGGACTATTCGGGAACGCACATGATATTGCCACCCTGTTACAGATGAACCTGCAGAAGGGCATGTATGGCAATGAGCGCATTTTTCAACCGATGACGGTTCCTTACTTCACGCAAACGTTAAGCAATCGTAGCCATCGGGCATTAGGTTGGGATAAACCCAATGCAGAAAGTACGAGCAGCGTTTATCTGGCCGAACAAGCCTCTCCCCGATCATTTGGGCACACTGGTTTTACGGGCAATGTTGTTTGGGTAGATCCTGATGAAGAACTGATTTTCGTTTTTCTCTCAAATCGGATTTATCCTACTGCGGGCAATAATTCGATTAATACGACTAAGCTGCGCCGGCATATTCATGAATTGATTTACAGTGCAGTACAGTAA
- a CDS encoding rhodanese-like domain-containing protein: MKQVWIFLCAVLTTSLTGSAQTTSKAYKTMLEAMYKKTVPLINVTELKKMPEAVLLDTRSKAEFDVSHLPNARWVGYDDFDLKRVQAITKATPVVVYCSVGYRSERVGEKLVAAGYQHVHNLYGSLFEWVNQGNPVVDNQGKPTQRVHAYSRLWGVWLNRGEKVYE; this comes from the coding sequence ATGAAACAAGTGTGGATTTTCTTGTGCGCGGTCTTAACGACATCCCTGACGGGTTCGGCGCAGACTACCAGTAAAGCGTATAAGACGATGCTCGAAGCGATGTATAAAAAAACAGTTCCCTTAATCAATGTGACAGAACTGAAAAAAATGCCCGAAGCGGTTTTATTAGATACCCGGAGTAAAGCCGAATTTGATGTGAGCCACTTACCAAACGCACGTTGGGTCGGCTATGATGACTTTGACTTGAAGCGGGTTCAGGCTATTACTAAAGCAACACCTGTGGTAGTGTACTGTTCAGTTGGCTACCGGAGCGAACGAGTAGGAGAGAAATTAGTGGCGGCCGGTTATCAGCATGTGCATAACCTATACGGTAGCCTGTTCGAATGGGTTAATCAGGGTAACCCGGTTGTCGATAATCAGGGAAAACCCACTCAGCGTGTTCATGCCTATTCACGACTGTGGGGTGTCTGGCTGAACCGTGGAGAAAAAGTGTACGAGTAA
- a CDS encoding T9SS type A sorting domain-containing protein — MKKTVILLRRFVPALFIIGSVSGIATAQKAGSSTKNDEVNVRIIERNGDEVRETERTYHVNGLTDPERDRLVMKLVDSLKTARKDKGGKRQMTIIVEDNDGDRIVKRERITPRIKRAPNDIYVQRGKIPRLQNDQWGKDGQTWRYEFRRGADSLADRLNRFKMQIPRDWDQQLVRPFEDWSRNFTSKPSTIRGLDAYPNNPDRGQLNVRFTAPAKGDVSIIVTNPKGKEVARREIKDFSGEFVGQIDLGKNTQGAYFITVTQNEDGAVKRIVIDNN, encoded by the coding sequence ATGAAAAAAACAGTAATTCTGCTACGACGGTTCGTTCCGGCCCTGTTCATTATTGGCAGTGTGAGTGGAATCGCTACCGCTCAGAAAGCTGGTTCGTCGACTAAGAACGATGAAGTTAATGTTCGGATTATCGAACGGAACGGCGATGAGGTCCGCGAAACTGAACGAACGTATCATGTTAATGGCCTGACTGACCCCGAACGTGACCGCCTGGTAATGAAACTGGTAGACTCCCTCAAAACCGCACGGAAAGATAAGGGTGGCAAACGCCAGATGACGATCATTGTCGAAGATAATGATGGCGATCGGATTGTGAAGCGGGAACGCATTACACCCCGTATAAAGCGTGCTCCGAACGACATCTATGTACAACGTGGTAAAATCCCTCGTTTACAGAATGATCAATGGGGCAAAGATGGCCAAACCTGGCGTTATGAGTTCCGTCGGGGTGCCGACTCCCTGGCTGACCGGCTCAATCGGTTCAAGATGCAAATACCACGCGATTGGGATCAGCAACTTGTTCGCCCTTTCGAAGACTGGTCGCGTAATTTTACGAGCAAACCATCGACGATTCGCGGTCTGGACGCTTATCCAAATAACCCCGATCGTGGTCAGTTGAACGTTCGTTTCACCGCTCCGGCCAAAGGCGATGTAAGCATCATTGTTACGAACCCAAAAGGCAAAGAAGTAGCCAGACGTGAGATCAAAGATTTTTCCGGCGAATTTGTTGGCCAGATTGATTTAGGCAAGAATACGCAAGGTGCTTATTTCATTACCGTGACTCAAAATGAAGACGGCGCGGTAAAACGAATCGTTATCGATAATAACTAA